Proteins co-encoded in one Actinomadura luteofluorescens genomic window:
- a CDS encoding cyclic nucleotide-binding domain-containing protein, with product MPSSDRGWRGLLETFSDAPANGGPSTAPPGAADRARRLLEAFSDASPAFADGAGPSPAPTADPGRTLVWGVVTLGVLGAVCTAWAAAETGTSAAALLAAFTLAVLALFVAPLAGFARAKAAWARAQGDGARSAGRTERLRDSFWHALGSEERDAVRGVARPCAFGPGAPLLRQGYPADYVVVIRSGWTKVRVDRAGEERIVAVRGPGDLIGERALFEDEAWSATVIALDAVEALVVAAADFRRVVERYAGVQSVLEKQAHDRTVEAAARTSGTELADTERRLAALFTTLSRARGGALPLTGTELAGWTSSTPAAVASVLNEWDGAGLVHAGDGTIDVLDPVRLERLTAGGGPRPEAVPGSLFLTGQDCTVVFADVVGFGSPDLTEADRAAIRRVLFRSLEESFAAAGVPWAACHREDRGDGVLLVVPPGVPVSTPADPLVRALAERIDRHNGGAAEARRFQVRVAVDAGPVHAGPDGVTGAALARAARLLESDVLRRRLAGVAAVLGLIVSAPVHRGISGAGPEFEPVEVRVPGPGDAWLRLFPAAV from the coding sequence ATGCCGAGTTCTGATCGCGGCTGGCGCGGGCTGCTGGAGACGTTCTCCGACGCGCCGGCCAACGGCGGGCCGAGCACGGCGCCGCCGGGTGCGGCGGACCGGGCGCGGCGGTTGCTGGAGGCGTTCTCCGACGCCTCGCCCGCCTTCGCGGACGGTGCGGGGCCGTCCCCCGCGCCGACGGCGGATCCGGGGCGGACGCTCGTGTGGGGGGTCGTGACGTTGGGCGTCCTCGGGGCGGTGTGCACGGCGTGGGCGGCCGCGGAGACCGGGACGTCCGCCGCGGCGCTGCTCGCCGCGTTCACGCTCGCCGTGCTGGCCCTGTTCGTGGCGCCGCTGGCCGGGTTCGCGCGCGCCAAGGCCGCGTGGGCCCGGGCGCAGGGGGACGGCGCGCGGTCCGCCGGCCGGACCGAGAGGCTCCGCGACAGCTTCTGGCACGCGCTCGGCTCCGAGGAGCGCGACGCCGTCCGCGGCGTCGCGCGCCCGTGCGCCTTCGGGCCGGGGGCGCCCCTGCTGCGGCAGGGGTATCCGGCCGACTACGTCGTCGTCATCCGGTCGGGGTGGACGAAGGTCCGCGTCGACCGGGCGGGCGAGGAGCGGATCGTGGCGGTCCGCGGCCCCGGCGACCTCATCGGCGAGCGGGCGCTGTTCGAGGACGAGGCCTGGTCGGCGACGGTCATCGCGCTCGACGCCGTGGAGGCGCTCGTCGTCGCCGCGGCGGACTTCCGCCGCGTCGTGGAGCGGTACGCGGGCGTGCAGTCGGTGCTGGAGAAGCAGGCGCACGACCGCACCGTCGAAGCGGCGGCCCGCACCTCCGGCACCGAACTCGCCGACACCGAGCGCCGGCTGGCCGCCCTGTTCACCACGCTGTCGCGGGCGCGGGGCGGGGCGCTCCCGCTGACGGGGACCGAGCTCGCGGGCTGGACATCCTCGACGCCCGCGGCGGTGGCCAGCGTGCTCAACGAGTGGGACGGCGCGGGACTCGTCCACGCCGGGGACGGCACGATCGACGTCCTCGACCCGGTCCGGCTGGAGCGGCTCACGGCGGGCGGCGGGCCACGCCCGGAGGCCGTGCCCGGCTCCCTGTTCCTCACGGGGCAGGACTGCACGGTCGTGTTCGCCGACGTGGTGGGGTTCGGGTCCCCGGACCTGACCGAGGCGGACCGCGCGGCGATCCGGCGGGTGCTGTTCCGGTCCCTGGAGGAGTCGTTCGCCGCCGCCGGCGTGCCCTGGGCGGCCTGCCACCGCGAGGACCGCGGGGACGGCGTGCTGCTCGTCGTCCCGCCCGGGGTCCCGGTGAGCACACCGGCCGATCCGCTGGTGCGGGCGCTCGCCGAGCGCATCGACCGGCACAACGGGGGCGCGGCGGAGGCGCGGCGCTTCCAGGTGCGGGTCGCGGTCGACGCGGGCCCGGTGCACGCCGGGCCGGACGGCGTCACCGGGGCGGCGCTGGCCCGCGCCGCCCGGCTGCTGGAGTCGGACGTCCTGCGGCGGCGGCTCGCGGGCGTCGCGGCCGTCCTAGGGCTGATCGTCTCCGCGCCGGTGCACCGGGGGATCTCCGGGGCCGGACCGGAGTTCGAGCCCGTCGAGGTGCGCGTGCCGGGCCCCGGCGACGCCTGGCTGCGCCTCTTCCCGGCCGCCGTCTAG
- a CDS encoding acyl-CoA dehydrogenase family protein, with protein MPATRHLPTSESEDLVALTREIAAKELAPRVADAERTGTFPREVFTTLGRAGLLTLPYPEEFGGGDQPYEIYLQVLEEIGAVWASVGVGVSVHALSCFPLFAFGTDEQRARWLPGMLSGERLGAYCLSEAHAGSDPAAMRARAVRDGDSYVLNGAKAWTTHGGKADFYTVMARTSQEKSRGISCFHVPAGTPGLEFDEPEDKMGLMGSTTATVRLVDARVPADHLIGHEGQGLSIALAGLDAGRLGIAAVATGLAQGALDTAVGYAKEREAFGKAIIDHQGLAFVLADMAAAVESARATYLAAARLKDAGRPYGREASVAKLVATDNAMKVTTDAVQVLGGAGYTRDFPVERFMREAKVMQIFEGTNQIQRLVISRHLAR; from the coding sequence ATGCCCGCCACCCGGCACCTGCCGACCTCCGAGTCCGAGGACCTGGTCGCCCTCACCCGCGAGATCGCGGCCAAGGAGCTCGCACCGCGCGTCGCGGACGCCGAGCGCACCGGGACGTTCCCCCGCGAGGTGTTCACGACACTGGGCCGGGCGGGCCTGCTGACGCTGCCGTACCCGGAGGAGTTCGGCGGCGGCGACCAGCCCTACGAGATCTACCTGCAGGTCCTGGAGGAGATCGGGGCCGTCTGGGCGAGCGTCGGCGTCGGCGTCAGCGTGCACGCCCTGTCCTGCTTCCCGCTGTTCGCCTTCGGCACCGACGAGCAGCGCGCGCGGTGGCTGCCCGGCATGCTCTCCGGCGAGCGCCTCGGCGCCTACTGCCTGTCGGAGGCGCACGCGGGCTCCGACCCGGCCGCGATGCGCGCCAGGGCCGTCCGCGACGGCGACTCCTACGTCCTCAACGGCGCCAAGGCGTGGACGACGCACGGCGGCAAGGCCGACTTCTACACCGTCATGGCCCGCACGTCACAGGAGAAGTCGCGCGGCATCTCCTGCTTCCACGTCCCCGCGGGCACCCCCGGCCTGGAGTTCGACGAGCCCGAGGACAAGATGGGCCTGATGGGCTCCACCACCGCGACCGTCCGCCTGGTGGACGCGCGCGTCCCCGCGGACCACCTGATCGGCCACGAGGGCCAGGGGCTGTCCATCGCCCTCGCCGGCCTCGACGCCGGCCGCCTCGGCATCGCCGCCGTCGCCACCGGCCTGGCGCAGGGCGCGCTCGACACCGCCGTCGGCTACGCCAAGGAGCGCGAGGCCTTCGGCAAGGCGATCATCGACCACCAGGGGCTCGCGTTCGTCCTGGCCGACATGGCCGCCGCCGTCGAGTCGGCGCGCGCCACCTACCTGGCCGCCGCCCGGCTCAAGGACGCGGGCCGCCCCTACGGCCGCGAGGCGTCCGTCGCCAAGCTGGTCGCCACCGACAACGCCATGAAGGTCACCACCGACGCCGTCCAGGTGCTGGGCGGCGCCGGCTACACCCGCGACTTCCCGGTCGAGCGCTTCATGCGCGAGGCCAAGGTCATGCAGATCTTCGAGGGCACCAACCAGATCCAGCGCCTGGTCATCTCCCGCCACCTGGCCCGCTAG
- a CDS encoding TetR/AcrR family transcriptional regulator has translation MTSVDERATRASRRRETLIDRLMDLFLERGFAELSVADLAALLRCSKSTLYSVAASREQIITAVVRAFFRRATERVEAALDGNADPRERVGAYLRAISGELAPASAAFFADLDAFAPAREIYKSNTRYAVRRVQGLVREAAPGGDAAFVGAVAGQVMESIHRGEIKAQTGLDDSSAYAALASLIVARMAAG, from the coding sequence ATGACCTCGGTGGACGAGCGGGCGACCAGGGCGTCGCGGCGGCGCGAGACGCTGATCGACCGGCTCATGGACCTCTTCCTGGAGCGCGGGTTCGCCGAGCTGAGCGTCGCGGACCTGGCCGCGCTGCTGCGCTGCTCCAAGAGCACGCTCTACTCGGTCGCGGCGAGCCGGGAGCAGATCATCACGGCCGTCGTGCGGGCCTTCTTCCGCCGCGCCACCGAGCGCGTGGAGGCCGCGCTCGACGGCAACGCCGACCCCCGCGAACGGGTCGGCGCCTACCTGCGGGCGATCTCGGGCGAGCTGGCCCCCGCGTCCGCCGCGTTCTTCGCCGACCTGGACGCGTTCGCCCCCGCGCGGGAGATCTACAAGAGCAACACCCGGTACGCGGTGCGGCGCGTGCAGGGCCTCGTGCGGGAGGCGGCGCCCGGCGGCGACGCCGCGTTCGTCGGCGCCGTCGCCGGGCAGGTGATGGAGTCCATCCACCGCGGCGAGATCAAGGCGCAGACCGGCCTGGACGACTCGTCCGCCTACGCCGCCCTCGCCTCCCTCATCGTGGCCCGGATGGCGGCCGGTTAA
- a CDS encoding GTP-binding protein: MNSAAFDPTATAHGRDDDVPLHTLKVLVAGGFGVGKTTLVSAVSEVRPLRTEEVLTDASVGVDHLGGVEGKTTTTVAMDFGRLTFSGGVRLYLFGTPGQERFWFMWDQIAYGAVGAIVLVDTRRLSTSFAAIDFFEQRGLPFVIAANRFEGARRYTVEEIRDALDVDPEVPVMMCDVRSREVARGVLVALVEHALHASRN, translated from the coding sequence ATGAACTCCGCCGCCTTTGACCCGACCGCCACCGCGCACGGGCGCGACGACGACGTCCCGCTCCACACCCTGAAGGTCCTGGTGGCCGGCGGCTTCGGCGTCGGCAAGACGACGCTGGTGAGCGCGGTCAGCGAGGTCCGCCCGCTGCGCACCGAGGAGGTCCTCACCGACGCCTCCGTCGGCGTCGACCACCTCGGCGGCGTGGAGGGCAAGACCACCACGACCGTGGCGATGGACTTCGGCCGGCTGACGTTCTCCGGCGGCGTCCGGCTGTACCTGTTCGGCACGCCGGGCCAGGAGCGGTTCTGGTTCATGTGGGACCAGATCGCCTACGGCGCCGTCGGCGCCATCGTGCTGGTCGACACCCGCAGGCTCAGCACGAGCTTCGCGGCCATCGACTTCTTCGAGCAGCGGGGCCTGCCGTTCGTCATCGCGGCGAACCGGTTCGAGGGCGCCCGCCGCTACACGGTGGAGGAGATCCGCGACGCCCTGGACGTCGATCCCGAGGTCCCGGTCATGATGTGCGACGTGCGGAGCCGTGAGGTGGCGCGCGGCGTCCTGGTGGCGCTCGTCGAGCACGCACTGCACGCGTCCCGCAATTAA
- a CDS encoding DUF742 domain-containing protein gives MQSPRERWVGSDAGPVVRPYAVTRGRTRPRGLVLDLVTVLVATGRTPADRVWLSREQRLLLELCGRPSTPADLASETDLPLRVVQILLEDLHQYGLIEEMPQAAHTERPDPRILMRVLDELRRL, from the coding sequence GTGCAGAGCCCGAGAGAGCGCTGGGTCGGGTCGGACGCCGGCCCGGTCGTCCGGCCCTACGCGGTCACCCGCGGGCGCACCCGCCCCCGCGGGCTCGTCCTCGACCTCGTGACCGTTCTCGTCGCGACCGGCCGGACCCCGGCCGACCGGGTCTGGCTGTCGCGCGAGCAGCGGCTGCTGCTGGAGCTGTGCGGGCGGCCCTCCACGCCCGCCGACCTCGCCTCGGAGACCGACCTGCCGCTGCGGGTCGTGCAGATCCTGCTGGAGGACCTGCACCAGTACGGCCTGATCGAGGAGATGCCGCAGGCCGCGCACACCGAACGCCCCGACCCCCGCATCCTCATGAGAGTGCTCGATGAACTCCGCCGCCTTTGA
- a CDS encoding roadblock/LC7 domain-containing protein, whose product MGGVMMRQGNASGELDWLLDDLVQRVGEVRQAVLLSRDGLVMGASGDVTRKDAEFLAALSSGFHSLANGAREHFQAKQVRQTVVELDGMLFFVMPAGNGSCLAVLSDAGGNAGLVAYETTMLIKRVRRTLSAQPRGAESQDPPVRSGASG is encoded by the coding sequence ATGGGGGGAGTCATGATGCGGCAGGGCAACGCCTCCGGCGAGCTCGACTGGCTGCTCGACGATCTGGTGCAGCGGGTCGGGGAGGTCCGCCAAGCCGTCCTGCTGTCCAGGGACGGACTGGTCATGGGCGCCTCAGGGGACGTCACCCGCAAGGACGCCGAGTTCCTCGCGGCGCTGTCGTCGGGCTTCCACAGCCTGGCCAACGGCGCCCGCGAGCACTTCCAGGCCAAGCAGGTGCGGCAGACCGTCGTCGAGCTGGACGGCATGCTGTTCTTCGTCATGCCCGCGGGCAACGGGAGCTGCCTCGCCGTGCTGAGCGACGCCGGCGGCAACGCGGGGCTGGTCGCCTACGAGACGACCATGCTGATCAAGCGGGTGCGGCGCACGCTGTCGGCGCAGCCGCGCGGCGCCGAGTCGCAGGATCCGCCGGTGCGCTCGGGCGCGTCAGGCTAG
- a CDS encoding sensor histidine kinase, with translation MTKPEQLHGSHGRPRTRPVGRRIAMLLAIPLAALVSLWVFSAGTTLSAALQRSEFTRMYKDVGLPAGTVIGAIQRERAAAVAVLTARTAAGGRAYEDLAAKTDAAVAAFRAAAFKPRLRNAMGPELWERMEALDDSLDQLEPLRTQITQRAASTVQAIDAYSGFSDSTFRLLTTFISVNDTAVYRQSAGITHFSWASDFMLREDALMSAAGARRLTAAERMAFAGWAGNREQFFSLARVEVTGELSRVVEDLATSTAYGSFTLIETQIRWQGLNPGVRQWRTATQELTPLWFTSSSRVGDVLNDDVVEPAGHRIMLRFFLACVVGLLIVAASVTLSVLFARRLARELRDLQAFAQRLAHERLPAVVARLRRGEKVDVDAEAPRPERGRTKEIALVADAFDAVQRTAVGTAVGEAELRASINRVFINLSWRSQSLLHRQLRLLDQMERRASSPEELDDLFRLDHLTTRMRRHAEGLVILSGSPTVRAWDHPVAAEDVVRAAIAEVEDYTRVEVTGASSAAVTGDVVADVIHLLAELIENAASFSPPATEVTVKVETVANGLAVEVVDRGVGLEPDELEELNRRLNSAVEFDLVDTERLGLFVVARLADRHGIQVSLLPSPYGGTTAIVLVPHALVVLDDDWHAGRGRAAAAPQPVGSAAHGGGGPARLGRPSRPALPGRIVQAQPSGELAGLPAGRGAVPPPAPPLDPPLDSALDPSGTLTDRARPNGAEPRPGGVEDSEVTGRLPRRVRQSSLAPQLRGRSAPRHAQPAAPAGEDDFEEPSPELSRDLMASLQSGWLRGRVDDEPGELDPRDEWGES, from the coding sequence GTGACGAAGCCCGAGCAGCTTCATGGCTCCCATGGGCGGCCGCGGACGCGGCCGGTCGGCCGGCGGATCGCGATGCTCCTCGCCATTCCGCTCGCCGCTCTCGTCTCGCTGTGGGTCTTCTCGGCGGGGACGACGCTGTCCGCCGCACTGCAGCGGTCGGAGTTCACGCGGATGTACAAGGACGTGGGGCTGCCGGCCGGCACCGTCATCGGGGCGATCCAGCGCGAGCGCGCCGCCGCCGTGGCCGTCCTGACGGCGCGGACCGCGGCCGGCGGGCGGGCCTACGAGGACCTCGCGGCCAAGACCGACGCCGCCGTGGCGGCCTTCCGCGCGGCCGCCTTCAAGCCCCGCCTCAGGAACGCGATGGGCCCGGAACTCTGGGAGCGCATGGAGGCGCTGGACGACAGCCTCGACCAGCTCGAACCGCTGCGGACCCAGATCACCCAGCGCGCGGCCAGCACGGTGCAGGCCATCGACGCCTACAGCGGCTTCTCCGACTCGACGTTCCGGTTGCTGACGACCTTCATCAGCGTCAACGACACGGCGGTGTACCGGCAGAGCGCCGGGATCACCCACTTCTCGTGGGCGAGCGATTTCATGCTGCGCGAGGACGCCCTGATGTCCGCGGCCGGCGCGCGCCGGCTGACCGCGGCCGAGCGCATGGCCTTCGCGGGCTGGGCCGGCAACCGCGAGCAGTTCTTCTCGCTCGCCCGCGTCGAGGTGACCGGCGAACTGTCCCGGGTCGTCGAGGATCTCGCCACCTCGACCGCCTACGGCAGCTTCACCTTGATCGAGACCCAGATCCGCTGGCAGGGCCTCAATCCCGGCGTCCGGCAGTGGCGGACGGCCACGCAGGAGCTGACACCGCTGTGGTTCACCTCCTCCTCCCGCGTCGGCGACGTCCTGAACGACGACGTCGTCGAGCCGGCCGGGCACCGGATCATGCTGCGCTTCTTCCTGGCCTGCGTCGTGGGCCTGCTGATCGTGGCCGCCTCGGTCACGCTGTCGGTGCTGTTCGCCCGGCGGCTCGCGCGGGAGCTGCGGGACCTGCAGGCCTTCGCGCAGCGGCTCGCGCACGAGCGGCTGCCCGCGGTCGTGGCCCGGCTGCGGCGCGGCGAGAAGGTCGACGTCGACGCCGAGGCGCCGCGCCCGGAGCGCGGGCGGACCAAGGAGATCGCCCTGGTGGCCGACGCGTTCGACGCCGTCCAGCGCACGGCCGTCGGCACCGCGGTCGGCGAGGCCGAGCTGCGCGCCAGCATCAACCGGGTCTTCATCAACCTGTCGTGGCGCAGCCAGTCGCTGCTGCACCGGCAGCTGCGGCTGCTGGACCAGATGGAGCGGCGCGCGTCCAGCCCCGAGGAGCTGGACGACCTGTTCCGCCTCGACCACCTGACCACCCGCATGCGGCGGCACGCCGAGGGCCTGGTCATCCTGTCCGGGTCGCCGACCGTGCGCGCCTGGGACCACCCGGTCGCCGCCGAGGACGTGGTGCGCGCCGCGATCGCCGAGGTGGAGGACTACACGCGGGTGGAGGTGACCGGCGCGTCCTCGGCCGCGGTCACCGGCGACGTCGTCGCCGACGTCATCCACCTGCTGGCGGAGCTGATCGAGAACGCGGCGTCGTTCTCCCCGCCGGCCACGGAGGTCACCGTCAAGGTCGAGACCGTCGCCAACGGGCTGGCCGTCGAGGTCGTGGACCGGGGCGTCGGCCTGGAGCCCGACGAGCTGGAGGAGCTGAACCGGCGGCTCAACAGCGCCGTCGAGTTCGACCTGGTCGACACCGAGCGGCTCGGCCTGTTCGTCGTCGCGCGCCTCGCCGACCGGCACGGCATCCAGGTCTCGCTCCTGCCGTCCCCGTACGGGGGCACGACCGCGATCGTCCTCGTGCCGCACGCGCTGGTCGTCCTCGACGACGACTGGCACGCGGGCCGCGGCCGCGCGGCCGCGGCGCCGCAGCCCGTCGGTTCGGCGGCGCACGGGGGCGGCGGCCCGGCGCGGCTCGGCCGCCCGTCGCGTCCGGCGCTGCCCGGCCGGATCGTCCAGGCGCAGCCGTCCGGCGAGCTCGCCGGCCTGCCCGCCGGGCGGGGCGCCGTGCCGCCGCCGGCGCCGCCCCTCGACCCGCCGCTCGACTCGGCGCTCGACCCGTCCGGGACGCTCACGGACCGGGCCCGCCCGAACGGCGCCGAGCCGCGGCCGGGCGGGGTGGAGGACAGCGAGGTCACGGGGCGGCTCCCGCGCCGGGTGCGGCAGAGTTCCCTGGCCCCGCAGCTGCGCGGGCGGTCCGCGCCGCGGCACGCCCAGCCCGCCGCGCCGGCGGGCGAGGACGATTTCGAAGAACCGAGCCCGGAGCTCAGCCGCGACCTGATGGCGTCGCTGCAGTCGGGATGGCTGCGCGGCAGGGTCGACGACGAACCGGGCGAACTGGATCCACGCGATGAATGGGGGGAGTCATGA